Proteins encoded by one window of Bubalus kerabau isolate K-KA32 ecotype Philippines breed swamp buffalo chromosome 22, PCC_UOA_SB_1v2, whole genome shotgun sequence:
- the INA gene encoding alpha-internexin — protein MSFGSEHYLCASSSYRKVFGDGSRLSSRLSGAGGSGSFRSQSLSRSNVASSAACSSASSLGLGLAYRRSPASDGLDLSQAAARTNEYKIIRTNEKEQLQGLNDRFAVFIEKVHQLETQNRALEAELAALRQRHAEPSRVGELFQRELRDLRAQLEEASSARAQALLERDGLAEEVQRLRARCEEESRGREGAERALKAQQRDVDGATLARLDLEKKVESLLDELAFVRQVHDEEVAELLATLQASSQAAAEVDVAVAKPDLSSALREIRAQYESLAAKNLQSAEEWYKSKFANLNEQAARSTEAIRASREEIHEYRRQLQARTIEIEGLRGANESLERQILELEERHSAEVASYQDNIGQLENDLRNTKSEMARHLREYQDLLNVKMALDIEIAAYRKLLEGEETRFSTSGLSISGLNPLPNPSYLLPPRILSSTTSKVSATGLSLKKEEEEEEASKVASKKTSQIGESFEEILEETVISTKKTEKSNIEETTISSQKI, from the exons ATGAGCTTCGGCTCGGAGCACTACCTGTGCGCCTCCTCCTCTTACCGCAAGGTGTTCGGGGACGGCTCGCGCCTGTCCTCGCGCCTCTCCGGGGCTGGCGGCTCGGGGAGCTTCCGCTCGCAGTCGCTGTCCCGCAGCAATGTGGCCTCCTCGGCCGCCTGCTCCTCGGCCTCGTCGCTCGGCCTGGGCCTGGCCTACCGCCGGTCCCCGGCGTCCGACGGGCTGGACCTGAGTCAGGCGGCGGCGCGCACCAATGAGTACAAGATCATCCGCACTAACGAAAAGGAGCAGCTGCAGGGTCTCAACGACCGCTTCGCCGTGTTCATCGAGAAGGTGCACCAGCTGGAGACGCAGAACCGAGCGCTCGAGGCCGAGCTGGCCGCGCTGCGGCAGCGCCACGCCGAGCCGTCGCGCGTCGGCGAGCTCTTCCAGCGCGAGCTGCGCGATCTGCGCGCGCAGCTGGAGGAGGCGAGTTCGGCGCGCGCGCAGGCCCTGCTGGAGCGCGACGGGCTGGCCGAGGAGGTGCAGCGGCTGCGGGCGCGCTGCGAGGAGGAGAGCCGGGGGCGCGAAGGGGCCGAGCGCGCCCTGAAGGCGCAGCAGCGCGACGTGGACGGCGCCACGCTTGCCCGCCTGGATCTGGAGAAGAAGGTAGAGTCACTGCTGGACGAGCTGGCCTTCGTGCGCCAGGTGCACGACGAGGAGGTGGCCGAGCTGCTGGCCACGCTGCAGGCGTCTTCGCAGGCCGCGGCCGAAGTGGACGTGGCTGTGGCTAAACCAGATCTGAGTTCGGCGCTGAGGGAGATCCGCGCCCAGTATGAGTCGCTGGCCGCCAAGAACTTGCAGTCGGCCGAGGAGTGGTACAAGTCCAAGTTTGCCAACCTGAACGAGCAGGCGGCGCGCAGCACCGAGGCCATCCGGGCCAGCCGCGAGGAAATTCACGAGTACCGGCGCCAGCTGCAGGCACGCACCATCGAGATCGAGGGCCTGCGCGGGGCCAATGAGTCCCTGGAGAGGCAGATCCTGGAGCTGGAGGAGCGACACAGTGCCGAGGTGGCCAGCTACCAG GATAACATTGGGCAGCTGGAGAATGATCTGAGGAACACCAAGAGTGAGATGGCTCGCCACCTTCGGGAATACCAGGACTTGCTCAATGTCAAAATGGCTCTTGACATTGAGATAGCAGCTTACAG GAAGCTGCTGGAAGGCGAAGAGACACGTTTCAGCACCAGTGGATTAAGCATTTCAGGGCTGAATCCACTTCCCAACCCAAGCTATCTGCTCCCACCTAGAATCCTCAGTTCTACCACCTCCAAAGTGTCAGCCACTGGGCTGTCTcttaagaaagaggaggaggaagaggaggcttCTAAGGTAGCTTCAAAGAAAACCTCCCAGATAGGGGAAAGTTTTGAAGAAATATTGGAGGAGACAGTGATATCTACTAAGAAAACCGAGAAATCAAATATAGAAGAAACCACCATTTCAAGCCAAAAAATATAA